The following proteins come from a genomic window of Nostoc sp. ATCC 53789:
- a CDS encoding NF041680 family putative transposase has product MILTQLEKFRQGIYDCLGKAKDAVFELMDAVLTSPSIPSFVSLSQSPVFRRQWSSIYAALHDSRPPKRKLMKLLVQEVVTDEQPFLAGDHSFWARPEAKTLKERTFHGDSRGSIGIGQSYSTLAWIPEADGSWALPLKHERITSFETPTSKAAFQLKQITRELGKRPLAAYDRGYGNAKFVQATEKIDADLLLRLASNRCVWGTPGTYKGRGAPCKHGHKFKFNDSETWAEVTETLEVEDPQVGRVKVMRWSGFHFLQSPNRAMEIIRVEVIQPVGRNRKFQPLWLAWLGQTMPPLEDLWQKYLRRFALEHWYRFAKQRLYWTQPQLGSTQAAERWSDLMPLLTWQLWLARLACIDSPLPWQSTQDKLSPGRVAQAFPLILATIGTPAQPPKTRGKSPGRAQGHQPPSRKRYPTVKKHASKKPKTEESLKNADLTAA; this is encoded by the coding sequence ATGATCCTGACACAACTAGAAAAATTCCGCCAAGGTATCTACGATTGTTTGGGAAAGGCCAAAGATGCAGTATTTGAATTGATGGATGCAGTATTAACAAGTCCGAGTATCCCATCGTTTGTAAGCTTGTCACAAAGCCCAGTATTTCGACGGCAATGGTCGAGCATTTATGCAGCACTACATGATAGTCGTCCACCAAAAAGAAAACTGATGAAGCTACTGGTACAGGAGGTAGTGACGGATGAACAGCCATTTCTAGCAGGAGATCATAGCTTTTGGGCAAGACCAGAAGCGAAGACACTAAAAGAAAGAACTTTTCATGGGGACTCCAGGGGAAGCATAGGCATCGGACAAAGTTACAGTACGTTAGCGTGGATACCAGAAGCGGATGGGAGTTGGGCATTGCCGTTAAAGCACGAACGGATCACCAGCTTTGAAACGCCAACAAGTAAAGCCGCATTCCAACTTAAACAAATAACCCGTGAGTTAGGCAAAAGACCGCTTGCTGCTTATGACCGAGGCTACGGCAACGCCAAATTTGTCCAAGCCACGGAGAAGATTGACGCAGACCTGTTGCTGCGTTTAGCTTCTAACCGATGCGTATGGGGTACACCCGGTACTTACAAAGGACGAGGCGCACCGTGTAAACATGGTCATAAGTTTAAGTTCAATGACTCGGAAACTTGGGCAGAGGTAACTGAAACTCTAGAAGTTGAAGACCCGCAAGTTGGTCGAGTAAAAGTCATGCGCTGGAGTGGGTTTCATTTTCTTCAATCTCCAAACCGGGCAATGGAAATCATTCGCGTCGAGGTGATCCAACCAGTTGGACGCAATCGTAAGTTCCAACCCTTATGGCTAGCTTGGTTGGGTCAGACAATGCCTCCATTAGAGGATCTCTGGCAAAAATACCTCCGCCGCTTTGCTCTAGAACATTGGTATCGATTTGCCAAGCAGAGGTTATATTGGACACAGCCTCAGCTTGGCTCTACTCAGGCAGCAGAGCGATGGAGTGACCTGATGCCATTGTTAACTTGGCAATTATGGCTAGCTAGACTTGCCTGTATTGATTCCCCCTTGCCTTGGCAATCGACTCAGGATAAACTGTCTCCAGGACGCGTAGCACAAGCCTTTCCTCTAATTTTAGCCACTATTGGCACTCCTGCTCAACCCCCGAAAACTCGCGGTAAATCACCTGGGCGTGCCCAAGGGCATCAGCCACCTTCGCGTAAGCGTTATCCCACTGTCAAAAAACACGCATCTAAAAAACCTAAAACCGAAGAATCACTTAAGAACGCTGATCTAACTGCTGCTTAG